From a single Poecilia reticulata strain Guanapo linkage group LG2, Guppy_female_1.0+MT, whole genome shotgun sequence genomic region:
- the ehhadh gene encoding peroxisomal bifunctional enzyme, whose amino-acid sequence MALYSRVSGSVGMITLQNPPVNALSAAVRQGIVDMMHRALSEPEVKSVVICGQNGKFCGGADIREFGAKMTGPPLVPMVHLIEAASKPVVAAIEGIALGGGLELALSCHYRIAHSKARLGFPEVALGLLPGAGGTQRLPRLTGVPAALDLIITGRHVTAAEARQLGIVDEVTDLNAVDAAVKFAQSVAGKSLDARRISTYPCPRPPDLDAIFERAMQQVRRSARGAIAPGTCVQAVHAAVTLPYAKGMERERELFSLLFTSGQARALQYYFFAQRAVSRWSTANGARWDTSKPRPVXKAAVIGLGTMGRGITVSLARAGFSVVAVETQEKQLSEAKQAVSGMLERGAKRRGVPLAHDKIKYSCSVQAVADVDLVIEAVFEDMALKKTVFQQLSAICKPGALLCTNTSGLDVDELASQTQSPELVVGMHFFAPAHVMQLLEVVYGPRSSPEVVATAMQMGKMMGKVSVAVGNCRGFVGNRMLKPYLEQAFFLLEEGATPEQVDQVLEEFGFAMGVFKVSDLSGLDVGWKVRKADGLVSPASTGKSARIRGGSRYSPLGDLLCEHGRFGQKTGRGWYQYDKPGGRVAKPDPWLHGFLEEYRAQHGLVARRIDHQEVLERCLYALINEGFQILQDGIAAGPEDIDVIYVLGYGWPRHRGGPMFYAGQVGLDKVVERLEHYQQIHPDVPGLQPCSLLRKLAASGNPAIHKWREVIQKPRSQL is encoded by the exons ATGGCTTTATACAGTCGAGTTTCAGGCTCTGTTGGCATGATAACTCTGCAGAATCCTCCCGTCAATGCACTGAG tgcagCGGTGAGGCAAGGCATTGTTGACATGATGCACAGAGCGCTCAGTGAGCCAGAGGTGAAGTCTGTGGTAATCTGTGGCCAGAATGGAAAATTTTGTGGAG GAGCAGACATCAGAGAGTTCGGGGCCAAGATGACCGGGCCTCCTCTGGTGCCAATGGTCCATCTGATCGAGGCAGCATCCAAACCGGTGGTGGCAGCCATAGAGGGGATCGCTTTAGGCGGAGGCCTCGAGTTGGCGCTCTCTTGTCACTATCGTATYGCCCACTCTAAG GCCAGACTGGGATTTCCAGAGGTGGCTTTGGGTCTGCTGCCAGGCGCAGGAGGAACKCAGCGTCTGCCGAGGCTCACTGGAGTCCCAGCTGCCTTGGACCTCatcatcacag GCCGCCACGTGACTGCAGCTGAGGCTCGGCAGCTAGGAATCGTTGATGAGGTGACGGATCTCAACGCTGTGGATGCAGCAGTCAAGTTTGCTCAAAGTGTGGCAG GTAAATCTTTGGATGCGCGCCGCATCAGCACCTATCCGTGTCCACGTCCCCCCGATTTGGATGCGATCTTTGAAAGGGCGATGCAGCAGGTGCGGCGGAGCGCCCGCGGAGCCATAGCACCGGGCACTTGTGTCCAAGCAGTTCACGCTGCCGTCACTCTGCCCTACGCTAAGGGAATGGAGCGAGAGCGGGAACTGTTTTCCCTACTCTTCACCTCAGGTCAGGCCCGCGCTCTGCAGTACTACTTCTTCGCCCAGAGAGCCGTCAGCAGGTGGAGCACAGCCAACGGAGCCCGCTGGGACACCAGCAAGCCCAGGCCTGTGCRTAAAGCAGCTGTCATCG GGCTTGGCACCATGGGTCGAGGTATAACTGTGTCCCTGGCCCGGGCAGGGTTCTCTGTGGTTGCCGTGGAGACCCAGGAGAAACAGCTGTCAGAGGCAAAGCAGGCGGTGTCTGGCATGTTGGAGAGGGGGGCCAAGAGACGAGGGGTGCCCCTGGCACACGATAAAATCAAGTACAGCTGCAGCGTCCAGGCTGTGGCAGATGTTGACCTAGTCATTGAAGCCGTGTTTGAGGACATGGCTCTGAAGAAAACCGTCTTCCAGCAGCTGTCGGCCATATGCAAACCAGGCGCGCTCCTGTGCACAAACACCTCTGGGCTCGACGTAGACGAGCTGGCTTCTCAAACCCAGAGTCCAGAACTGGTGGTCGGGATGCACTTTTTTGCGCCAGCTCACGTCATGCAGCTGCTGGAGGTGGTCTACGGGCCGCGCTCGTCCCCCGAAGTCGTGGCCACCGCCATGCAGATGGGGAAGATGATGGGAAAAGTGAGTGTCGCAGTTGGAAACTGTCGGGGATTTGTAGGAAACCGAATGCTGAAGCCGTACTTGGAACAAGCGTTCTTCCTGTTGGAAGAGGGAGCCACACCTGAGCAGGTGGACCAGGTGCTGGAAGAGTTCGGGTTTGCCATGGGTGTGTTCAAAGTGTCCGACCTCTCTGGCCTGGACGTTGGCTGGAAGGTCAGGAAGGCGGATGGTTTAGTTTCACCCGCCTCTACGGGAAAGTCCGCTAGAATCCGAGGCGGCAGCAGGTACAGCCCTCTGGGAGACCTGCTGTGTGAGCACGGAAGGTTTGGTCAGAAAACAGGCAGAGGGTGGTATCAGTACGACAAACCCGGTGGCCGTGTGGCCAAACCTGACCCTTGGCTACACGGGTTTCTGGAGGAGTACCGAGCCCAGCACGGCCTGGTGGCACGTCGCATCGACCACCAGGAGGTGCTGGAGCGCTGCCTCTACGCGCTGATCAACGAGGGCTTCCAGATCCTCCAGGACGGGATCGCCGCAGGACCGGAAGACATCGACGTCATCTATGTGCTCGGGTATGGCTGGCCCCGGCACCGCGGGGGTCCCATGTTCTACGCTGGCCAGGTGGGTCTAGACAAGGTTGTGGAGAGGCTGGAGCACTACCAGCAGATCCACCCTGATGTTCCAGGTCTGCAGCCCTGCAGCTTGCTCCGGAAGCTGGCAGCCAGCGGCAACCCAGCGATCCACAAATGGAGGGAGGTCATCCAGAAACCCCGCAGCCAGCTTTAA
- the tmem41aa gene encoding transmembrane protein 41A-A: protein MVSSQLRDGRDCFHRLKFPSBLEELRELSELLQFYKTEHTAYVLLLFCSAYLYKQSFAIPGSSFLNILAGAIFGPYLGLFLACVLTTVGSTMCYLLSQAFGKQHIINLFPEKVSMLQKKVEDNRDCLFFFLLFLRFFPMTPNWFLNMSAPIVNIPIAYFFFSVFIGLLPYNFICVQTGAMLSEVSSLDDLFSWEHLLQLLAIACVALVPGALIRRLSQRRLKLAVQPQNGLDSDKKVQ from the exons ATGGTCAGCAGTCAGCTTCGAGATGGG AGGGACTGTTTCCACAGGCTGAAGTTCCCATCCRACCTGGAGGAGCTGCGGGAACTGTCCGAACTCCTGCAGTTTTACAAAACKGAGCACACCGCATATGTCCTGCTCCTGTTCTGCAGCGCATACCTCTACAAGCAGTCCTTTGCCATCCCTGGATCATCTTTCCTG AACATTCTTGCAGGAGCTATCTTTGGACCGTATCTAGGACTGTTCCTTGCCTGTGTGCTCACCACGGTGGGCTCCACCATGTGCTACCTCCTTTCCCAAGCCTTTGGAAAACAacacatcataaatcttttcCCAGAGAAAGTTTCTATGCTACAGAAAAAG GTGGAAGACAATCGGGACTGTTTgttcttctttctgctcttcCTGAGATTCTTTCCCATGACTCCCAACTGGTTCCTGAACATGTCTGCCCCCATCGTCAACATCCCCATcgcatacttttttttctcagtatttaTTG GCCTGTTGCCCTACAACTTCATCTGCGTGCAGACGGGCGCCATGCTGTCCGAGGTGTCCTCGCTGGACGACCTGTTCTCCTGGGAGcacctcctgcagctgctggccaTCGCCTGCGTGGCTCTGGTGCCCGGCGCCCTCATCCGGCGCCTCAGCCAGAGGCGTCTCAAGCTGGCCGTCCAGCCCCAGAACGGACTTGACTCGGATAAGAAGGTGCAGTGA